In the genome of Perca fluviatilis chromosome 4, GENO_Pfluv_1.0, whole genome shotgun sequence, one region contains:
- the LOC120557335 gene encoding major intrinsically disordered Notch2-binding receptor 1-like, translated as MANLQQEYPGVLLEILEELANMRQWLTFQDLCRMVSTRFDLEHLIELRSLLFAAASHDPCFPATLFRDRVSTRGQGLSPIGVAADIVTIFNLIQMTAGAPDGSHPMRAQMVLPVDQSPGPSLSGIHKLKISGRERARAHSDSGGRPIDQHLLFPRSNYSARKRASLPPDPISLVSSPPIRTRAVSFDLPHTTLLYPSGQIPNEEMQNIYLPLETDSESSGDSAPMEVFEDEQGSSVDQKRNIFRKDFHNQPPLIPQVTVNSESPSPKQGKKGFDNHSFETIPNPYSSPATVNQSPEQRAKHEILDDLQDSTYFGPQSIPEWSPQHLQPPRTQRPIWSNKSHSLEDRIGLGSIGMGMGSQGGQLPRRSTPAISNLGGSSGAESGNSGLSSGGDGVKAQGTQTDQPDTRRLRSLVHADRLSFMTSLDDPEFGEDDISAIFRFLDDISMCGSTGVLHPTDGSGAINQDTPEARRGRLGQLQRLFHSLESSDDGLKAGVCKLLLRMSQIERQLESLNDVKAEISQVLSALQRLDEKIQQPIGGDGQGTGGRWLEPLSGVSSFMSHPITPSESSEPQPLSVSEHLFPGISTSSLDWNRWNTPGEQAESSKSQADSKGRKEGKKDASSRRASKTQPEEKSVSDSKQLNVSNSARDWTVSFSKSKEGKASHGKADQSGSTTNLISKKSSNLVDQVFNSSLFRHKDSSLKGGLTSGNILDPRLSEGRGRPIWTVDDREARISPLDLQTQESLNPNNMEFWMDDIYTPGYDALLRRKEADLRRAKVCKLLALIATAVTIILIIVIPICTIGS; from the exons ATGGCTAACCTGCAGCAGGAATACCCTGGGGTCCTTCTGGAGATCCTGGAGGAACTGGCCAATATGCGCCAGTGgctgaccttccaggatcttTGTCGCATGGTCAGCACCCGCTTTGACCTGGAGCACCTCATTGAGCTCAGGAGTTTGCTGTTTGCTGCTGCCAGCCATGACCCCTGTTTCCCAGCTACTCTCTTCAGAGACCGAGTTTCCACCAGAGGCCAGGGGCTATCACCCATAGGTGTCGCTGCTGACATCGTAACTATCTTCAATCTCATTCAGATGACGGCTGGGGCTCCTGATGGCAGCCATCCAATGAGAGCCCAGATGGTCCTCCCTGTCGACCAGTCCCCAGGCCCCAGTCTGTCTGGAATACACAAGCTGAAAATTTCTGGTCGAGAAAGAGCACGTGCCCACTCTGACTCCGGTGGCAGGCCTATCGATCAGCACTTGCTGTTTCCAAGATCTAATTACTCTGCCCGCAAGCGAGCAAGTCTTCCCCCCGATCCCATCTCACTTGTGTCCTCTCCTCCAATCAGGACGAGGGCTGTGTCTTTCGACTTGCCTCACACCACACTATTGTACCCCAGTGGTCAAATCCCCAACGAGGAAATGCAGAATATCTACCTGCCTTTGGAGACAGACAGTGAGTCTAGTGGAGATTCTGCGCCGATGGAGGTGTTTGAAGATGAACAGGGATCGTCTGTCGACCAGAAGAGAAACATCTTTAGGAAGGACTTCCATAACCAGCCGCCTCTAATACCCCAGGTGACTGTTAACAGTGAGTCTCCCAGTCCCAAACAGGGGAAGAAAGGCTTCGACAATCACAGCTTTGAAACAATCCCAAATCCTTACTCATCACCAGCAACAGTCAACCAATCGCCAGAGCAGCGGGCTAAACATGAGATCCTTGATGACCTACAGGACTCAACTTACTTCGGACCCCAGTCAATCCCAGAGTGGTCCCCCCAACACCTTCAACCTCCCAGGACCCAGAGGCCCATCTGGAGCAACAAGAGTCACAGTCTGGAGGACCGGATAGGCCTGGGCAGCATTGGAATGGGGATGGGATCACAAGGGGGGCAACTTCCAAGACGATCAACCCCTGCAATAAGCAATTTGGGGGGGTCCTCAGGAGCTGAGAGTGGGAATAGTGGATTGTCAAGTGGAGGTGATGGGGTCAAGGCTCAAGGAACCCAGACAGACCAACCGGACACCCGGCGCCTCCGTAGCCTGGTCCACGCTGATCGCCTCTCCTTTATGACCTCATTAGACGACCCTGAGTTTGGTGAGGATGACATCAGTGCCATCTTTCGTTTCTTAGATGACATAAGCATGTGCGGTTCCACGGGAGTCTTGCACCCTACTGATGGATCAGGGGCCATTAACCAGGACACCCCCGAGGCCAGACGTGGCCGCCTAGGTCAACTCCAAAGGCTTTTCCACTCTCTGGAAAGTAGCGATGATGGGCTCAAGGCCGgtgtctgtaaactgctgctCCGTATGAGCCAGATAGAAAGACAACTGGAGTCACTGAATGATGTAAAGGCTGAGATTTCCCAGGTACTGTCTGCACTGCAGCGGCTGGATGAAAAGATCCAGCAACCTATTGGTGGTGATGGACAAGGCACCGGTGGGCGATGGCTGGAGCCTCTCAGTGGTGTGTCCTCCTTTATGAGCCACCCAATAACTCCTTCTGAGTCATCTGAACCTCagcctctgtctgtgtctgagcATCTGTTTCCAGGGATCAGCACTAGTAGTCTGGACTGGAACCGGTGGAACACTCCCGGGGAGCAAGCAGAAAGCAGCAAGAGTCAGGCTGATTCAAAGGGGAGGAAAGAAGGGAAGAAGGATGCATCATCTCGTCGTGCCTCCAAAACCCAGCCTGAAGAAAAAAGTGTCTCTGATTCCAAACAGCTGAATGTCTCTAACTCGGCAAGAGACTGGACAGTGTCATTCTCGAAAAGTAAGGAGGGCAAAGCTTCACATGGAAAG GCAGATCAATCAGGCAGCACCACTAACCTAATCTCCAAAAAGTCCTCCAACCTGGTGGACCAAGTGTTTAACTCATCCCTGTTCCGTCACAAAGACAGCAGTCTGAAAGGTGGACTAACTTCTGGGAATATCCTGGACCCCAGATTGTCTGAGGGGAGAGGGAGGCCCATATGGACCGTAGACGACAGAGAGGCACGTATTTCCCCTTTGGACTTACAG ACCCAGGAGTCTCTGAACCCCAACAACATGGAGTTCTGGATGGATGACATCTACACTCCAGGCTATGACGCTCTACTAAGGCGTAAAGAGGCTGATCTCCGCAGGGCCAAGGTCTGCAAGCTGCTTGCACTCATTGCCACGGCAGTAACTATCATTCTTATCATCGTTATTCCTATTTGCACCATCGGGTCATGA